The following coding sequences lie in one Glycine max cultivar Williams 82 chromosome 19, Glycine_max_v4.0, whole genome shotgun sequence genomic window:
- the LOC100816092 gene encoding uncharacterized protein: MACTIDFRCLDEGFGGKTYKRKREQQSQPQHDDNAIDGASLMDTDDALPPPAKRSAVPSSENPDKPVFGQASYDGVIAGRVSGRKWKQVRQHRASAAQVSRKGTTFEQREREKVIKKAYKERMMELKEEIRLNKVEKRKKREEREKKKQENIIRSGTKFQKITNPNTLKKIAKSKQRKQLRVVPDELLRK; encoded by the coding sequence ATGGCGTGCACAATCGACTTTCGCTGCCTCGACGAGGGTTTCGGCGGCAAAACCTACAAGCGCAAGAGAGAGCAGCAGTCGCAGCCTCAGCACGACGACAACGCCATCGACGGCGCCTCTCTGATGGACACCGACGACGCACTCCCTCCGCCAGCGAAGCGATCGGCGGTGCCGTCGTCGGAGAATCCGGACAAGCCGGTGTTCGGGCAGGCGAGCTACGACGGCGTGATCGCCGGGAGGGTGTCGGGGCGGAAGTGGAAGCAGGTGCGGCAGCATAGGGCGTCGGCGGCGCAGGTGAGCCGGAAGGGGACGACGTTCGAgcagagggagagggagaaggTGATAAAGAAGGCGTACAAGGAGAGGATGATGGAGCTGAAGGAGGAGATTCGATTGAACAAGGtcgagaagaggaagaagagagaggagagggagaagaagaagcaggaGAATATTATCAGATCTGGAACCAAATTCCAGAAGATTACGAACCCTAATACGTTGAAGAAGATCGCCAAATCCAAGCAGAGGAAGCAGCTTAGGGTTGTTCCTGATGAGTTGCTTAGgaaatag
- the LOC100793014 gene encoding putative pentatricopeptide repeat-containing protein At2g01510 — translation MNLIKSCTRKTHLHNLGTLTSPKRHFQHVDASMIKTGFDPNTCRFNFQVQTHLQRGDLGAARKLFDEMPHKNVISTNTMIMGYLKSGNLSTARSLFDSMVQRSVVTWTMLIGGYAQHNRFLEAFNLFADMCRHGMVPDHITLATLLSGFTEFESVNEVAQVHGHVVKVGYDSTLMVCNSLLDSYCKTRSLGLACHLFKHMAEKDNVTFNALLTGYSKEGFNHDAINLFFKMQDLGFRPSEFTFAAVLTAGIQMDDIEFGQQVHSFVVKCNFVWNVFVANALLDFYSKHDRIVEARKLFYEMPEVDGISYNVLITCCAWNGRVEESLELFRELQFTRFDRRQFPFATLLSIAANSLNLEMGRQIHSQAIVTDAISEVLVGNSLVDMYAKCDKFGEANRIFADLAHQSSVPWTALISGYVQKGLHEDGLKLFVEMHRAKIGADSATYASILRACANLASLTLGKQLHSRIIRSGCLSNVFSGSALVDMYAKCGSIKEALQMFQEMPVRNSVSWNALISAYAQNGDGGHALRSFEQMIHSGLQPNSVSFLSILCACSHCGLVEEGLQYFNSMTQVYKLEPRREHYASMVDMLCRSGRFDEAEKLMARMPFEPDEIMWSSILNSCRIHKNQELAIKAADQLFNMKGLRDAAPYVSMSNIYAAAGEWDSVGKVKKALRERGIRKVPAYSWVEIKQKTHVFSANDTSHPQTKEITRKLDELEKQMEEQGYKPDSTCALHNVDEEVKVESLKYHSERIAIAFALISTPKGSPILVMKNLRACNDCHAAIKVISKIVNREITVRDSSRFHHFTDGSCSCKDYW, via the coding sequence ATGAATCTCATAAAATCATGTACGAGGAAAACCCATCTCCACAACCTCGGCACCTTGACTTCGCCAAAACGACACTTTCAACATGTCGATGCTTCCATGATCAAGACAGGCTTCGATCCCAACACGTGCCGTTTCAATTTCCAAGTTCAGACCCATCTCCAGCGCGGGGATTTGGGCGCAGCACGCAAACTGTTCGACGAAATGCCTCACAAGAACGTCATCTCCACCAACACCATGATCATGGGTTACCTAAAATCTGGTAACCTTTCCACTGCTAGGAGCCTGTTTGACAGCATGGTTCAACGCTCGGTTGTTACCTGGACAATGCTGATTGGTGGCTATGCTCAGCACAACCGGTTTCTCGAAGCTTTCAATCTCTTTGCCGATATGTGTAGACACGGAATGGTTCCGGATCATATCACCTTGGCCACTCTCTTATCTGGGTTCACTGAATTTGAATCTGTAAACGAAGTAGCACAAGTGCATGGCCATGTTGTCAAAGTGGGGTATGATTCCACCCTCATGGTTTGCAACTCGTTGCTTGATTCTTACTGTAAGACGCGTAGCCTCGGTTTGGCTTGTCACCTCTTCAAGCATATGGCAGAGAAAGATAATGTCACTTTCAATGCATTGTTGACTGGGTACTCCAAAGAGGGGTTCAATCATGACGCCATAAACCTATTTTTCAAGATGCAGGATTTGGGGTTTAGGCCCTCGGAATTTACTTTTGCTGCGGTTTTAACTGCTGGGATACAGATGGATGATATAGAGTTTGGGCAACAAGTTCACAGTTTTGTGGTGAAGTGTAATTTTGTGTGGAATGTGTTTGTGGCTAATGCTTTGCTTGATTTCTACTCGAAGCATGATCGGATTGTTGAGGCAAGGAAGCTTTTTTATGAGATGCCAGAGGTGGATGGTATCTCTTACAATGTGCTCATCACGTGTTGTGCATGGAATGGAAGAGTTGAAGAATCTCTTGAACTTTTCAGGGAGTTACAGTTTACTAGATTTGACCGGAGGCAATTCCCCTTTGCTACCTTGTTGAGCATTGCTGCAAATTCTTTGAACCTGGAAATGGGTAGGCAAATCCATTCCCAGGCTATTGTAACAGATGCCATTTCGGAAGTTCTAGTTGGGAATTCTTTGGTTGACATGTATGCTAAATGTGACAAATTTGGGGAAGCAAATAGGATTTTTGCTGATCTGGCACATCAAAGTTCAGTTCCATGGACAGCTTTGATCTCAGGTTATGTTCAGAAGGGACTACATGAAGATGGCCTAAAGCTATTCGTTGAGATGCACAGAGCCAAAATAGGTGCTGACTCGGCCACTTATGCCAGCATCTTAAGAGCCTGTGCAAATCTAGCTTCACTGACACTAGGAAAACAGTTACACTCACGTATAATCAGATCAGGATGCCTTTCAAATGTATTTTCTGGGAGTGCACTGGTTGACATGTATGCAAAATGTGGATCCATAAAAGAAGCACTTCAAATGTTTCAAGAGATGCCTGTGAGGAATTCTGTCTCCTGGAATGCACTGATTTCAGCCTATGCACAAAACGGAGACGGTGGCCATGCTCTTAGATCATTTGAACAAATGATTCATTCAGGTCTGCAACCAAATTCTGTTAGCTTCCTTAGCATTCTATGTGCTTGCAGCCACTGTGGTCTTGTTGAAGAAGGACTACAGTACTTTAACTCCATGACTCAAGTGTATAAACTTGAACCCAGAAGAGAACATTATGCATCAATGGTTGATATGTTATGTCGTAGTGGAAGATTTGATGAGGCTGAGAAATTGATGGCTCGGATGCCATTTGAACCGGATGAGATAATGTGGTCATCAATTCTCAACTCATGTAGGATCCATAAGAATCAAGAGTTGGCAATTAAAGCAGCAGACCAACTATTCAATATGAAGGGCCTTAGAGATGCTGCTCCATATGTTAGCATGTCCAATATCTATGCAGCAGCTGGTGAATGGGACAGTGTGGGAAAGGTGAAGAAGGCCTTGAGAGAACGAGGGATCAGAAAGGTCCCGGCATACAGCTGGGTTGAAATCAAACAGAAGACCCATGTTTTCTCCGCCAATGACACGTCTCACCCACAGACGAAAGAGATAACGAGGAAGCTTGATGAACTGGAAAAGCAAATGGAGGAACAAGGGTATAAACCTGACTCAACTTGTGCCCTTCACAATGTGGACGAGGAAGTCAAGGTAGAGTCACTAAAATATCACAGTGAACGCATTGCCATTGCCTTTGCACTAATTAGCACCCCAAAGGGGTCACCCATATTGGTGATGAAGAATCTACGAGCTTGTAATGATTGTCATGCTGCTATCAAGGTAATCTCCAAGATTGTAAATAGGGAAATCACAGTCAGGGATTCAAGTAGATTCCATCATTTCACAGATGGATCTTGCTCCTGTAAGGACTACTGGTAG
- the LOC100816615 gene encoding light-regulated protein-like, producing MQTSLTFAAPNVVPLAQTKSFSHVAIFPTNLKAPRSSPRYSPIRVAIVEPDTSTVDYNSAFSVFPAEACETVGGEACMAEMYPEVKLQPEAKTPRVVTENVEREYLEYDDPKTVFRGEACDDLGGTFCETEYQKGVY from the exons ATGCAAACATCCTTAACCTTTGCTGCCCCCAACGTTGTGCCTTTGGCACAAACAAAGAGTTTCTCCCATGTTGCCATCTTCCCTACCAATTTGAAAGCCCCACGCTCTTCACCTCGTTACTCTCCGATCAGGGTTGCAATCGTGGAGCCTGACACTTCAACTGTGGACTACAACTCTGCGTTCTC AGTGTTTCCAGCGGAAGCATGCGAAACTGTTGGAGGGGAAGCCTGCATGGCAGAAATGTACCCTGAAGTGAAGCTACAGCCAGAAGCTAAGACACCACGAGTTGTTACAGAGAACGTTGAGAGAGAGTATCTTGAATACGATGATCCTAAAAC GGTATTTAGAGGAGAGGCTTGTGATGATCTTGGAGGAACTTTTTGTGAGACCGAGTATCAGAAGGGTGTCTactag